The segment AATCGGTTATCTCATACTCTCCTCTCCAACTAGGCTTCAGTTTTTTAGTATATTTATGAACTTCTGGAGAGAAAGCATAAACTCCAACTACTGCTAAATTAGAGATTGGCTCTTTAGGCTTTTCAACTAGTTTTACTGGCTTTCCATCTTTCATTACCAACACACCATAAGGTCTTGGGTCTTTAACCTCAGTTACACCTATTACGACATCAGGCTTCCTTTCAATCAATGTGTCAATAAATCTATTAATTCCATATTGGAATAGATTATCACCTAGATGCACAACGAAATAATCGTCCCCTAACAAGTTTTCGGAAACAGTTATTGCGTGGGCTATTCCTAAAGGATCCTTCTGCTCGACGTAATTAACTTTAACCGAATTGTACTTTTCATTATTTTTTATCTCATTATCTATTATCTCCGTTATGCCCTCCTTTAAGGGGCCAATTATTACTAATATGTCATTAATTCCAGCGTTAACTAAATTGTCTAACGCGTAAATAATCATTGGCTTATTCGCTATTGGTAAGGTATGCTTATTTCCAGTGTAAGTTAATGGTCTTAGTCTTGTTCCTAAACCTCCTCCTAACAATAAGCCCTTTAACTTCACACCTTAAAGTTATGTATTATCTAAATAAATTTTTTTAAAACGTTAAACATTTACCACGGCTCGTCCAACTCGAAGTACTTATCATTTATTAATCCTTTCCACCACCACTCGTTCTTAACATACCACTCAACCGTTTTCCTTAATCCCTCCTCCAAAGGCGTCACCTCGTACTTTAGCTTAGACTTCATTGAATATAACCTATCGTGTCCAGGCCTATCCTTAACGAATCTAACCTTAACTTCCTTACTCATTATTTTACCAATCAATTTAACTAATTCTAAATTTGTAATATGAGTATTGCCTGGTATATTATATATCTCTCCACTCTTCCCATTCTTCATCAAATCCTTTATTATTTTAACGGTATCTTCAACGTATATCCAATCTCTCACTTGGCTTCCGTCACCATATATTGGAATCTCCAACCCTAAAAGAGTCCTTATGATCGTCTTTGGGATCAACTTCTCAGGGTGTTGCCTAGGGCCGTAATTATTAGAGGGCCTAATGATTATCGCATCAACGCCATAAGTCCTAACGTAAGCTTTAATGAAGAGATCCCCAGAGGCCTTAGATGCAGCGTAAGGAGAGGAGGGATTTAATGGGGAGTCTTCATTGGAATCTTCCATTTCTCCATAAACCTCATCAGTCGAAACGTGAACTAGCTTTATCTTGTATTTTCTACAAATATTTAATAAATTAACAACTCCCTCAACGTTAACTAAAAACGCTCCCGGATCACTTATTGATCTATCGACGTGAGATTCAGCAGCGAAATTAACTATCACGTCTATACTGTAATCCTTGATTGCTTTCTCCAACTTCTCCTTATCCCTAATATCTCCCTTAATGAAGGTATGAGGAACACCTTGCAGGTTCTCTAACCTTCCTGAGTAGGTTAAAGCATCATATACTACTGGATTGTCTACTACCCTAACGAATGCTGAGCCTATGAAGCCAGCTCCTCCCGTGACTAAGATCATTAGTATAACTAATAATAAAAAAATTTAAGACTTATGGCTATGTAGCGATCTAAAAACACGTAGAAATGATAGTTATCAAGGAAGACCTCATCGTATAAATACATTATTTAAGAGGTCTTTTCTAAAATTATCTAAATTAGAAGAAATCATTTTTATTAACACACCTAATCTGTTTCTTAGAAGAAGATAAATTGCATAATCTGTAAAGTAAATGACCAAGGAAAAAGATGCAAAAATGGAAAAGAACGTGTCTGCACCTAATGCTATATCATAATATAAAAATTGTCCGGTATATAATATACTTTCTGATAGTATAGTAACAAAGTGAATGTATAAATTCATTTTTCTTGCAATTGTACACTCTTAAATATATAATTATAGAATTTTTCATGCTGTCATTTGACAAATGTTTTAAAACATTGCTAGAAACTAGGTAAGTAATACGTAGATCTTGTTGCCAATAACCTTTTTATCAAAGCTAAACTTTTGTTAAAATATGATATCCATTGAAATACCAGTTGTTCATGGAAAATATTTGAATGAAGTGTTCGAGTCGATAAGGAGTCAAACCTATCAAGACTTTGAGGTAATAATAACCAGCTCTGGAGGTGAGGAAATTTCTGACCTAATAAAACAATATGGCTTCAAGGAAGTTAAGGCTATAACTCGGTTACTTAATGCTAGGTATTTGGCGCATTTAGAGTCAAAGGGGGAATTCTCTTTAATATTAGACGAAACTAGGACACTGAGAAGAGATGCATTAAGCGTATTGTCTGCATTAAACCACGACATGGTGATAATAGGAGAGCAGGAGATAGGGAATACGTTTTGGTTAAAATTAGCTAATTTAGATAAAGAAAATATTTTAGAATGTAATAGTATAGATACTGTAAAAGGATTTTTAATTCCTAGGTTTTTCAGAAGAGAAATATTAGATAAGGCTTTCAATAGACTGAAAGAAAATCTAAAAGATAAATTTGATAAAGTAATTTTTCGAGAAGATTTTTTACGATATTATGAGGCAAGAAAAGAGAGCGACGACGTTTTTCTGCTTAAAGATAAATTAATATTTCATTACGGAGACGCTACATTATTTCAAATTATTAAGAAATATCATAGATATGGCAAAAACACAAAAATGTTAAAAGGTACACCCTATCATAATCTCGTTTCGATAAACAGGACTAAAAGGAATATTTGCCTAGGGAACAAGATCCTTCTTTACTTACTATATTTAGCTAGGGGGATTCCATTTTTAATAGGATATTTATTATTATAAAATAACTATGAGTGAAGTAATTTATTTATATATATATCATATATAAGTATATTTAAAGACATAATCAAACAACCAATTAGCCAAAACTGTGTACGTATGTTATTTCTTTTCTTTATATAACGTATTTAAGCTCTTCGTTCCCTCTTATACCATCAATAAAGCCTTCAAGAGCGGCCTTTAAACCTCGTAATCCTTTACTATTAAATCCAACATATGCATAATATCCAACATATATCGGAAGAGAGATTAGAAATGTAACCTTATGAGGAGAGATCTCTAAATCCATTTCATGAAA is part of the Metallosphaera cuprina Ar-4 genome and harbors:
- a CDS encoding glycosyl transferase family 2, with the protein product MISIEIPVVHGKYLNEVFESIRSQTYQDFEVIITSSGGEEISDLIKQYGFKEVKAITRLLNARYLAHLESKGEFSLILDETRTLRRDALSVLSALNHDMVIIGEQEIGNTFWLKLANLDKENILECNSIDTVKGFLIPRFFRREILDKAFNRLKENLKDKFDKVIFREDFLRYYEARKESDDVFLLKDKLIFHYGDATLFQIIKKYHRYGKNTKMLKGTPYHNLVSINRTKRNICLGNKILLYLLYLARGIPFLIGYLLL
- a CDS encoding glucose-1-phosphate thymidylyltransferase, whose product is MKLKGLLLGGGLGTRLRPLTYTGNKHTLPIANKPMIIYALDNLVNAGINDILVIIGPLKEGITEIIDNEIKNNEKYNSVKVNYVEQKDPLGIAHAITVSENLLGDDYFVVHLGDNLFQYGINRFIDTLIERKPDVVIGVTEVKDPRPYGVLVMKDGKPVKLVEKPKEPISNLAVVGVYAFSPEVHKYTKKLKPSWRGEYEITDLIQLMLDDGRRVEVVKVEGWWKDTGKIDDLLDANQLILDSTIRQSVNTDKIHESAKIEGRVFVDEGTTIKENVRVRGPAIIGKNCVIGPNVYIGPYTSIGDECKLANVDIENSIVMRNTNIENITHRISDSIIGNYCTITNSSGKPNSIRIIVGDRSQIKL
- the rfbB gene encoding dTDP-glucose 4,6-dehydratase, encoding MILVTGGAGFIGSAFVRVVDNPVVYDALTYSGRLENLQGVPHTFIKGDIRDKEKLEKAIKDYSIDVIVNFAAESHVDRSISDPGAFLVNVEGVVNLLNICRKYKIKLVHVSTDEVYGEMEDSNEDSPLNPSSPYAASKASGDLFIKAYVRTYGVDAIIIRPSNNYGPRQHPEKLIPKTIIRTLLGLEIPIYGDGSQVRDWIYVEDTVKIIKDLMKNGKSGEIYNIPGNTHITNLELVKLIGKIMSKEVKVRFVKDRPGHDRLYSMKSKLKYEVTPLEEGLRKTVEWYVKNEWWWKGLINDKYFELDEPW